TACACCGCCGGTCGCGACCTCGGCGTCGGGGTGACGCAGCGCGACGCCGCCGACGTGGCGGGCGTGACCCCGGTGACGCTCCGCTCGACGTACCAGCAGCTCCGCGAGGAGTGAGCGCGGCGGCGAGTCGAAAGCGACGTCGAAAACGAGTTCTCAGACGCGTTTCGTCCGCCGAACAGCGTCGGCGACGGTCGTGACCGCGCGGGCGGCCCGCGTCGACGGCGCCGACCGGACCACCGGCCGGAACGACTCGACGGTCTGGCCCACGCGCGGATCGGCGGGGACCGTCACGGCCGGCGCGCCGAGGACGTCCCTGAAGGCCGCCTCGGGCGGGTCGTCGACGGCGCGGTTGATCACGACCGCGACGAGCCCGGCGCCGAGTTCGCGGGCGAGTTCACGGGAGCGCACGGCGTCGGCGAGCGCGTAGGCGTCGGGCGAGGCGACGACGACGCAGGCGTCCGCGACCGCGAGCGGCACGCCGGCGTCGGCTTT
This is a stretch of genomic DNA from Halobellus sp. MBLA0158. It encodes these proteins:
- a CDS encoding MinD/ParA family ATP-binding protein; translated protein: MILAVTGGKGGVGKSTLAVELGAALDATVVDADLGMADLPTGPGPDLHDVLAGRADPIEAVRETGPVRLLPCGRSLAGARAADVTKLESALRAVEAAYGDVVVDCPAGMKADAGVPLAVADACVVVASPDAYALADAVRSRELARELGAGLVAVVINRAVDDPPEAAFRDVLGAPAVTVPADPRVGQTVESFRPVVRSAPSTRAARAVTTVADAVRRTKRV